From a region of the Drosophila virilis strain 15010-1051.87 chromosome 3, Dvir_AGI_RSII-ME, whole genome shotgun sequence genome:
- the LOC6622906 gene encoding uncharacterized protein isoform X1, translated as MNPCVLVISYGNLSAMKIVENILTEINQPKVITPVTYESLVINHYKCDIRTKYYNTSVYLVPFDGTYDEVPTELRNTTESLIVYFEPNDKSFINNLSGLNDFIITNKIQLGFLITTAFSGKPNELTFEDLKEKANIVFDVITLKEEDEEHSEDALCETDKYSEIVEGLKNFVWSNIKTKASTSNCKQPNNAEDLENELNDFEKLLITAQNLRSDTRLTRDEILNKAEELAEVMSAILNDNDSD; from the exons ATGAACCCATGTGTACTGGTCATATCTTATGGAAACCTTTCTGcaatgaaaattgttgaaa ACATACTAACTGAAATAAATCAGCCAAAGGTAATAACACCCGTGACATACGAGTCCTTGGTTATAAACCATTACAAATGTGATATTAGAACCAAATATTACAATACCAGCGTATATTTAGTACCTTTCGATGGAACGTACGACGAGGTTCCAACAGAATTAAGGAACACAACGGAATCTCTAATTGTATACTTTGAGCCAAACGAT AAATCATTTATTAACAACCTTTCGGGTCTTAATGACTTCATAATAACTAATAAAATCCAGCTTGGATTTTTAATAACAACAGCATTTTCTGGTAAACCCAATGAATTAACATTCGAAGACCTTAAAGAAAAGGCAAATATAGTATTTGATGTAATAACACTTAAAGAAGAGGATGAGGAACATTCTGAAGATGCGTTGTGCGAAACAGATAAATATTCTGAGATTGTAGAAGGCTTGAAAAACTTTGTATGGTCAAACATAAAAACTAAAGCCTCGA CCTCCAATTGCAAACAGCCCAACAATGCTGAGGATCTGGAAAATGAACTgaatgattttgaaaaattattaattacgGCACAAAACCTGCGCAGCGACACACGTTTAACTCGAgatgaaattttaaataaagccgAAGAATTAGCGGAAGTTATGTCGGCAATTTTAAATGATAATGATAgtgattaa
- the Klc gene encoding kinesin light chain isoform X3 yields MIVSKAIKNYRIQKIEQIGRMTQMSQDEIISNTKTVLQGLEALRVEHVSIMNGISEVQKDNEKSDILRKNIENIELGLSEAQVMMALTSHLQNIEAEKQKLKTQVRRLHQENAWLRDELANTQQKFQASEQLVAQLEEEKKHLEFMASVRKYDDNQEQDESCEKARNDPVVELFPDEENEDRHNMSPTPPSQFANQTSGYEIPARLRTLHNLVIQYASQGRYEVAVPLCKQALEDLEKTSGHDHPDVATMLNILALVYRDQNKYKEAANLLNDALSIRGKTLGENHPAVAATLNNLAVLYGKRGKYKDAEPLCKRALEIREKVLGKDHPDVAKQLNNLALLCQNQSKYDEVEKYYQRALDIYESKLGPDDPNVAKTKNNLAGCYLKQGRYAEAEILYKQVLTRAHEREFGAIDSKNKPIWQVPTIQTT; encoded by the exons ATGATTGTATCAAAAGCTATCAAAAACTATagaat ACAGAAAATTGAGCAAATCGGCAGAATGACGCAGATGTCGCAAGACGAAATTATAAGCAATACAAAAACTGTTTTGCAAGGCTTGGAAGCCTTGCGGGTCGAACATGTTTCCATAATGAACGGTATATCAGAGGTGCAAAAAGATAATGAAAAATCTGATATATTACGAAAGAATATTGAAAACATTGAACTTGGCTTGAGTGAAGCACAAGTCATGATGGCCCTAACATCGCACTTGCAAAACATTGAAgctgaaaagcaaaaactaaAGACACAAGTACGCCGTCTGCATCAGGAAAACGCTTGGCTGCGAGACGAACTTGCCAATACACAGCAGAAGTTTCAGGCGTCCGAGCAATTGGTAGCACAACTGGAAGAGGAAAAAAAACATCTGGAATTTATGGCATCAGTAAGGAAATATGATGACAATCAAGAGCAAGACGAGTCCTGCGAGAAGGCCCGCAATGATCCTGTCGTCGAGCTATTTCCCGATGAGGAAAACGAAGACAGGCACAATATGTCTCCAACACCTCCAAGCCAATTTGCTAATCAAACGTCCGGCTATGAGATTCCAGCCAGATTGCGAACACTTCACAATCTTGTTATACAATATGCATCACAGGGCAG ATATGAAGTTGCAGTGCCTCTTTGCAAGCAAGCACTCGAAGATCTTGAGAAAACAAGTGGCCACGATCATCCAGACGTTGCGACAAtgttaaacattttggcaCTTGTTTATCGTGATCAA AACAAATACAAGGAGGCGGCAAATTTATTGAACGACGCTCTGTCCATTCGTGGCAAGACACTGGGTGAAAATCATCCAGCCGTAGCTGCGACCTTAAACAATTTAGCCGTGCTATACGGCAAACGCGGTAAATACAAGGATGCCGAACCACTTTGTAAGCGTGCTTTAGAAATACGTGAAAAGGTTCTTGGCAAGGACCATCCAGATGTTGCAAAACAGTTGAATAACTTGGCTTTGCTTTGTCAGAACCAAAGCAAATACGATGAAGTTGAGAAGTATTATCAGAGAGCACTTGATATTTATGAATCAAAGCTTGGTCCTGATGATCCCAATGTAGCTAAAACGAAAAATAACTTGGCCGGATGCTATCTCAAGCAAGGGCGATACGCAGAAGCTGAAATCCTCTATAAACAGGTGTTGACGCGAGCCCATGAACGGGAATTTGGTGCGATTGATAGCAAAAATAAACCCATCTGGCAG GTTCCAACAATACAGACAACCTAA
- the Klc gene encoding kinesin light chain isoform X1 produces the protein MTQMSQDEIISNTKTVLQGLEALRVEHVSIMNGISEVQKDNEKSDILRKNIENIELGLSEAQVMMALTSHLQNIEAEKQKLKTQVRRLHQENAWLRDELANTQQKFQASEQLVAQLEEEKKHLEFMASVRKYDDNQEQDESCEKARNDPVVELFPDEENEDRHNMSPTPPSQFANQTSGYEIPARLRTLHNLVIQYASQGRYEVAVPLCKQALEDLEKTSGHDHPDVATMLNILALVYRDQNKYKEAANLLNDALSIRGKTLGENHPAVAATLNNLAVLYGKRGKYKDAEPLCKRALEIREKVLGKDHPDVAKQLNNLALLCQNQSKYDEVEKYYQRALDIYESKLGPDDPNVAKTKNNLAGCYLKQGRYAEAEILYKQVLTRAHEREFGAIDSKNKPIWQVAEEREEHKHDKRENTPYGEYGGWHKAAKVDSPTVTTTLKNLGALYRRQGMFEAAETLEDCAMRSKKEAYDLAKQTKVAQLLTSTEKRRSKQMNDMEFSDEKSVKP, from the exons ATGACGCAGATGTCGCAAGACGAAATTATAAGCAATACAAAAACTGTTTTGCAAGGCTTGGAAGCCTTGCGGGTCGAACATGTTTCCATAATGAACGGTATATCAGAGGTGCAAAAAGATAATGAAAAATCTGATATATTACGAAAGAATATTGAAAACATTGAACTTGGCTTGAGTGAAGCACAAGTCATGATGGCCCTAACATCGCACTTGCAAAACATTGAAgctgaaaagcaaaaactaaAGACACAAGTACGCCGTCTGCATCAGGAAAACGCTTGGCTGCGAGACGAACTTGCCAATACACAGCAGAAGTTTCAGGCGTCCGAGCAATTGGTAGCACAACTGGAAGAGGAAAAAAAACATCTGGAATTTATGGCATCAGTAAGGAAATATGATGACAATCAAGAGCAAGACGAGTCCTGCGAGAAGGCCCGCAATGATCCTGTCGTCGAGCTATTTCCCGATGAGGAAAACGAAGACAGGCACAATATGTCTCCAACACCTCCAAGCCAATTTGCTAATCAAACGTCCGGCTATGAGATTCCAGCCAGATTGCGAACACTTCACAATCTTGTTATACAATATGCATCACAGGGCAG ATATGAAGTTGCAGTGCCTCTTTGCAAGCAAGCACTCGAAGATCTTGAGAAAACAAGTGGCCACGATCATCCAGACGTTGCGACAAtgttaaacattttggcaCTTGTTTATCGTGATCAA AACAAATACAAGGAGGCGGCAAATTTATTGAACGACGCTCTGTCCATTCGTGGCAAGACACTGGGTGAAAATCATCCAGCCGTAGCTGCGACCTTAAACAATTTAGCCGTGCTATACGGCAAACGCGGTAAATACAAGGATGCCGAACCACTTTGTAAGCGTGCTTTAGAAATACGTGAAAAGGTTCTTGGCAAGGACCATCCAGATGTTGCAAAACAGTTGAATAACTTGGCTTTGCTTTGTCAGAACCAAAGCAAATACGATGAAGTTGAGAAGTATTATCAGAGAGCACTTGATATTTATGAATCAAAGCTTGGTCCTGATGATCCCAATGTAGCTAAAACGAAAAATAACTTGGCCGGATGCTATCTCAAGCAAGGGCGATACGCAGAAGCTGAAATCCTCTATAAACAGGTGTTGACGCGAGCCCATGAACGGGAATTTGGTGCGATTGATAGCAAAAATAAACCCATCTGGCAG GTGGCCGAGGAACGCGAGGAGCACAAGCACGACAAGCGCGAAAATACACCATATGGCGAGTACGGTGGATGGCACAAGGCTGCGAAGGTTGATTCGCCTACCGTAACCACAACGTTGAAAAACCTGGGCGCACTCTATAGGCGCCAGGGCATGTTCGAGGCAGCCGAAACTCTTGAGGATTGTGCGATGCGCAGTAAAAAAGAAGCTTACGATTTGGCTAAACAAACTAAAGTCGCACAACTTCTCACGTCGACCGAAAAGCGGCGATCGAAACAGATGAACGATATGGAATTTTCCGATGAg aaATCGGTTAAGCCTTAA
- the Klc gene encoding kinesin light chain isoform X2: MTQMSQDEIISNTKTVLQGLEALRVEHVSIMNGISEVQKDNEKSDILRKNIENIELGLSEAQVMMALTSHLQNIEAEKQKLKTQVRRLHQENAWLRDELANTQQKFQASEQLVAQLEEEKKHLEFMASVRKYDDNQEQDESCEKARNDPVVELFPDEENEDRHNMSPTPPSQFANQTSGYEIPARLRTLHNLVIQYASQGRYEVAVPLCKQALEDLEKTSGHDHPDVATMLNILALVYRDQNKYKEAANLLNDALSIRGKTLGENHPAVAATLNNLAVLYGKRGKYKDAEPLCKRALEIREKVLGKDHPDVAKQLNNLALLCQNQSKYDEVEKYYQRALDIYESKLGPDDPNVAKTKNNLAGCYLKQGRYAEAEILYKQVLTRAHEREFGAIDSKNKPIWQVAEEREEHKHDKRENTPYGEYGGWHKAAKVDSPTVTTTLKNLGALYRRQGMFEAAETLEDCAMRSKKEAYDLAKQTKVAQLLTSTEKRRSKQMNDMEFSDEVIYFI, encoded by the exons ATGACGCAGATGTCGCAAGACGAAATTATAAGCAATACAAAAACTGTTTTGCAAGGCTTGGAAGCCTTGCGGGTCGAACATGTTTCCATAATGAACGGTATATCAGAGGTGCAAAAAGATAATGAAAAATCTGATATATTACGAAAGAATATTGAAAACATTGAACTTGGCTTGAGTGAAGCACAAGTCATGATGGCCCTAACATCGCACTTGCAAAACATTGAAgctgaaaagcaaaaactaaAGACACAAGTACGCCGTCTGCATCAGGAAAACGCTTGGCTGCGAGACGAACTTGCCAATACACAGCAGAAGTTTCAGGCGTCCGAGCAATTGGTAGCACAACTGGAAGAGGAAAAAAAACATCTGGAATTTATGGCATCAGTAAGGAAATATGATGACAATCAAGAGCAAGACGAGTCCTGCGAGAAGGCCCGCAATGATCCTGTCGTCGAGCTATTTCCCGATGAGGAAAACGAAGACAGGCACAATATGTCTCCAACACCTCCAAGCCAATTTGCTAATCAAACGTCCGGCTATGAGATTCCAGCCAGATTGCGAACACTTCACAATCTTGTTATACAATATGCATCACAGGGCAG ATATGAAGTTGCAGTGCCTCTTTGCAAGCAAGCACTCGAAGATCTTGAGAAAACAAGTGGCCACGATCATCCAGACGTTGCGACAAtgttaaacattttggcaCTTGTTTATCGTGATCAA AACAAATACAAGGAGGCGGCAAATTTATTGAACGACGCTCTGTCCATTCGTGGCAAGACACTGGGTGAAAATCATCCAGCCGTAGCTGCGACCTTAAACAATTTAGCCGTGCTATACGGCAAACGCGGTAAATACAAGGATGCCGAACCACTTTGTAAGCGTGCTTTAGAAATACGTGAAAAGGTTCTTGGCAAGGACCATCCAGATGTTGCAAAACAGTTGAATAACTTGGCTTTGCTTTGTCAGAACCAAAGCAAATACGATGAAGTTGAGAAGTATTATCAGAGAGCACTTGATATTTATGAATCAAAGCTTGGTCCTGATGATCCCAATGTAGCTAAAACGAAAAATAACTTGGCCGGATGCTATCTCAAGCAAGGGCGATACGCAGAAGCTGAAATCCTCTATAAACAGGTGTTGACGCGAGCCCATGAACGGGAATTTGGTGCGATTGATAGCAAAAATAAACCCATCTGGCAG GTGGCCGAGGAACGCGAGGAGCACAAGCACGACAAGCGCGAAAATACACCATATGGCGAGTACGGTGGATGGCACAAGGCTGCGAAGGTTGATTCGCCTACCGTAACCACAACGTTGAAAAACCTGGGCGCACTCTATAGGCGCCAGGGCATGTTCGAGGCAGCCGAAACTCTTGAGGATTGTGCGATGCGCAGTAAAAAAGAAGCTTACGATTTGGCTAAACAAACTAAAGTCGCACAACTTCTCACGTCGACCGAAAAGCGGCGATCGAAACAGATGAACGATATGGAATTTTCCGATGAggtaatatattttatataa
- the LOC6622817 gene encoding protein ABHD18 → MPPSKLDSLYRRMLITRFFEKGWGKPENLHRVFQFRKIISSRETCFKLVPRDYPVEITKKKKYSDSTLIEGNFTTPLELHMPGVVPEAAQQAYFQLLLPNKWNNEQHKPICIHLAGTGDHFFWRRRNFIAKPLLKDANIGSIILENPFYGLRKPDDQIRSNLHNVSDIFVMGGCLILECLVLLHWCERNGFGPLGITGLSMGGHMASLAATNWPKPLVLVPCLSWSTASAVFTTGVMSQSINWDMLETQYYSDGQYRERLSKMVTIIDDAFTAGQKFIQNFNQSLHELKEDIDDTRKIQSLERDTDGNNNKTQNHLLDNADNSIFLSKTLENRQLDSNNISLPLKEILSKNISGNSELALCNSDSTEGSALTKLMKFILPMSAQNKTKKIDITKTNWWEREALQFMRGMMDECTHLKNFSIPFDTSLIIAVCARDDAYVPRDGCSSLEDIWPGAEVRYLDAGHVSAYVLHQKLFRSCIIEAFDRAKKIYGKESYKDVSAALK, encoded by the exons atGCCACCCAGCAAACTTGACAGTCTCTATCGACGAATGCTTATTACAAGATTTTTCGAGAAGGGATGGGGAAAGCCTGAAAACTTACACAG agTATTTCAGTTtcgaaaaataatttcaagtAGGGAAACATGTTTCAAGCTCGTGCCACGCGACTATCCAGTGGAGATtacgaaaaagaaaaaatattccGATTCGACTTTGATAGAAGGCAATTTTACGACTCCCCTCGAGCTACACATGCCTGGAGTTGTTCCTGAAGCAGCCCAGCAggcatattttcaattattattgcCCAATAAATGGAATAACGAACAACATAAGCcaatttgcattcatttgGCGGGTACTGGAGATCAT TTTTTTTGGCGCCGAAGAAATTTTATTGCAAAGCCATTACTGAAAGATGCAAATATTGGATCGATTATATTGGAAAATCCATTTTACGGACTGCGGAAACCAGATGATCAAAT ACGATCGAATTTGCATAACGTGTCAGATATATTTGTCATGGGTGGATGTCTTATACTCGAATGTCTTGTTCTTTTGCACTGGTGTGAAAGAAACGGCTTCGGTCCACTTGGAATCACCGGATTATCGATGGGAGGTCAT atgGCATCGCTAGCTGCAACGAACTGGCCGAAGCCCCTAGTTCTAGTCCCGTGTTTATCTTGGTCTACTGCATCGGCTGTTTTCACCACT gGCGTAATGAGTCAATCCATCAACTGGGATATGCTGGAGACGCAGTATTACTCTGATGGCCAATATAGGGAACGTCTTTCAAAAATGGTTACCATTATAGACGATGCCTTCACGGCTGGTCAAAAGTTTATACAGAATTTTAATCAGTCGCTGCATGAGCTCAAAGAGGATATTGATGATACCAGAAAGATTCAGTCTCTGGAGCGTGATACTGATGGAAATAATAACAAGACACAAAACCATTTATTAGACAACGCTGATAATTCAATATTTCTTTCAAAAACACTTGAAAACAGACAACTGGACTCTAACAATATATCTCTGCCATTAAAAGAAATCCTCAGTAAAAACATTTCTGGCAATTCTGAATTAGCTTTATGCAATTCAGACTCGACAGAAGGATCGGCATTAACGAAactaatgaaatttattttaccTATGTccgcacaaaacaaaactaaaaaaattgatattacAAAGACAAATTGGTGGGAGAGAGAAGCGTTACAATTCATGCGAGGAATGATGGACGAGTGTACACATTTAAAGAACTTTTCAATACCATTTGATACCTCCCTAATAATAGCAGTGTGTGCAAGGGATGATGCTTATGTTCCGCGGGATGGATGTTCCAGCCTTGAAGACATATGGCCTGGAGCTGAAGTAAGGTATTTAGATGCTGGTCATGTAAGCGCTTATGTGTTGCACCAAAAATTGTTCAG ATCGTGTATAATTGAGGCTTTTGATAGAGCTAAAAAGATCTATGGAAAAGAGAGCTATAAAGATGTGTCAGCCGCTTTGAAATAA
- the Hip1 gene encoding huntingtin-interacting protein 1: MATHAEKDFFHLNVSVHKALKGIEGPLKSKHARSIIIIIHRSKEAQTFWSLITRQPIMENRFTAWKFCHLLHKVLREAHRCVIQQSQKHQKMILEIGKSWGHLQDDIGYCIKAYSKLLVTKINFHDKNRMYPGNLLISFAELAKASNKDLNYYFQLCVEIFDYLEDIIALQVAIFSSINTYRISSMTQQGQCRLAPLITLIQDSNPLYDISVRIMFKLHEKLPNDVLYGHRDRFSGIFPKLKLFYDNVRPLQYFNDLITVPQLPDQSPNFKSQVDFGSYVPPVVLVQSEPDPVVDDLIDTNFPNTEDNTDHVQQDHILNERINVLENMVEDKSDIIIQLKAKLDEWKHTYEGLEQSYKQDVLELQRSNTLLSNDLASAKEMIANIRMEKDDLELQLTNNPILMQKVVEEEEKQKLSSEKFNKLKVMYTQIRDEHINLLRQHSDHSKSLNKEKQLNSELLLQIKELNNEILKHNETIAADKNNNTQLLQEIEELKSQNTKLESTGKEIETKYEARINELTNEILKNNETIASDKTNSIKLLQEIEELKSQNSRLELIGKERETKYEARIHEKESENVDLSSKLNVLKATTIELDKIKFLLQEKEQKFAETENLLNIKNKEIIESLKKSEEKYQKLSTENEELQVNLKREFQALSKSFEETDVKLKQKEIELEELEASLSLLNDEKIVSTKLLTDTQQKQSQLEKDLLQALTRVDSITISNKQCEDNLQTMRKLTIQTVKEICASKLNDGAQQPLEFVPKLSSEIDTLLNKLAACNHISIDGCVEKIHDIIYLGYYFIELYEQCDIIYTTTTEIEKGQDVLNRVRSIWPDLLLLFEAVEHDDKNKQFDSLVKEIHRKLTELNALVQGILNNFENSVDLDKLIEVELKEMDAAIEEAASKIIDLLSKSRENDNKIKLEVNEKILEACTALMECIKVLILKSRVLQQEIVSSQKGNATANEFYKRNSQWSDGLISASKSVAKAANYLVEAANTAVNNDSGQNFELIVAAQEIAACTAQLVIASKVKANRNSQNLDNLTAASRNVTKATGVVVATVKDGNSRQEQQQDNDLRKLTPSQLKTMEMDIQVKVLELEQALQSQRFKLSAFRKEHYQKTEY, translated from the exons AATGTCAGTGTACACAAAGCACTCAAGGGAATAGAAGGGCCGTTGAAATCCAAACATGCTCgttcgattataataataatacacagATCTAAGGAAGCACAAACATTTTGGTCGCTCATCACACGCCAACCAATTATGGAAAATAGATTTACGGCTTGGAAGTTTTGCCATCTATTGCATAAAGTGTTAAGAGAAGCGCACAGGTGTGTTATTCAGCAATCGCAGAAGCATCAGAAAATGATTTTGGAAATTGGAAAGTCATGGGGCCATCTGCAAGACGACATTGGATATTGTATTAAGGCATATAGCAAGCTGCTGGTAACAAAAATCAACTTTCATGACAAGAATCGAATGTATCCAGGAAACCTTTTAATAAGTTTTGCGGAACTTGCTAAAGCCTCCAATAAGGATTTAAATTACTA CTTTCAATTATGCGTGGAAATTTTCGACTATTTGGAGGATATTATTGCTCTACAAGTAGCAATATTTTCGTCTATTAATACATATCGGATATCGTCGATGACGCAGCAAGGCCAATGTAGATTAGCGCCCTTAATCACCCTCATTCAAGATTCGAATCCATTATATGATATCAGTGTCAGAATTATGTTCAAACTCCATGAAAAATTACCAAATGATGTGCTTTACGGTCATAGAGATAGGTTTTCTGGCATTTTTCCAAAGTTAAAGTTATTTTATGATAATGTGAGGCCTTTGCAATACTTTAATGACCTTATAACTGTTCCACAGTTGCCAGATCAGAGTCCGAACTTTAAGTCTCAAGTAGATTTTGGTAGCTATGTACCACCCGTGGTACTTGTCCAATCGGAGCCAGATCCGGTAGTAGATGATCTTATTGACACTAACTTTCCCAATACTGAAGACAATACAGATCATGTTCAACAAGATCACATTTTAAATGAACGTATTAATGTCTTGGAAAATATGGTGGAAGATAAGAGCGATATTATTATACAACTTAAAGCCAAGCTAGATGAGTGGAAACATACTTATGAGGGACTGGAACAGAGTTATAAACAAGATGTTCTGGAGCTGCAAAGAAGTAATACTTTATTATCTAATGATTTGGCCTCAGCCAAAGAAATGATTGCAAATATACGCATGGAAAAAGATGATCTGGAACTGCAGTTGACTAATAATCCCATATTAATGC AAAAAGTAGTTGAAGAAGAGGAGAAACAAAAGTTATCATCAGAAAAGTTTAATAAGTTAAAAGTGATGTATACACAAATAAGAGACGagcatataaatttattacgACAG CATAGCGACCATTCCAAATCGTTAAACAAAGAAAAGCAGCTTAATTCAGAATTACTGTTGCAGATTAAAGAGCTAAACAATGAAATATTGAAACATAATGAAACGATAGCAgctgataaaaataataatacgcAGCTTTTACAAGAAATAGAAGAGCTTAAGAGCCAAAATACAAAACTTGAATCAACTGGAAAAGAAATCGAAACAAAATATGAGGCTAGAATAAATGAGCTAACCAATGAAATTTTAAAGAATAATGAAACGATAGCATCCGATAAAACTAATAGTATTAAACTGTTGCAAGAAATTGAAGAGCTTAAGAGCCAAAATTCAAGACTTGAGTTAATTGgaaaagaaagagaaacaaaatatgaGGCTAGAATACATGAAAAGGAAAGTGAAAATGTGGATTTAAGTTCAAAGCTGAATGTTTTGAAAGCAACAACTATAGAGCttgacaaaattaaatttcttttacaagaaaaagaacaaaaatttGCAGAAACAGAAAACTTATTAAACATAAAGAATAAGGAAATTATCGAAAGCCTTAAAAAGTCCGaagaaaaataccaaaaactgTCAACTGAGAATGAAGAATTGCAAGTAAATCTTAAACGGGAGTTTCAAGCCTTAAGCAAATCTTTCGAAGAAACCGATGTCAAACTTAAACAAAAGGAAATCGAATTAGAg gAACTGGAGGCTTCTTTGTCTTTGTTAAATGACGAAAAAATAGTATCGACAAAACTCCTAACGGatacacaacaaaaacagagcCAACTCGAAAAAGATTTACTGCAAGCATTGACCAGAGTGGATTCGATCACAATATCAAATAAACAATGTGAGGACAATTTACAGACAATGAGGAAATTAACTATTCAGACTGTGAAGGAAATATGTGCTTCGAAATTGAATGACGGAGCTCAGCAACCATTGGAATTTGTTCCAAAATTATCGTCAGAAATTGATACTTTGCTAAACAAATTGGCTGCCTGCAATCATATATCTATTGATGGATGCGTCGAAAAAATACATGACATTATATATTTAGGATATTACTTTATAGAACTGTACGAACAATGTGATATAATTTATACAACTAcaacagaaattgaaaaagGGCAGG ATGTTTTAAACAGAGTTCGCTCAATATGGCCAGACTTACTGCTGCTATTTGAAGCTGTTGAACATGATGACAAAAATAAGCAGTTCGATTCCCTCGTTAAAGAGATACATAGGAAATTAACAGAATTAAATGCGCTAGTACAGGGAATACTGAACAACTTTGAAAACAGCGTCGATCTTGATAAGTTGATTGAAGTGGAACTCAAAGAGATGGACGCTGCTATTGAAGAAGCCGCTTCTAAAATTATTGACCTACTCTCTAAGTCACGGGAGAACGACAACAAGATAAAGCTTGAAGTAAATGAGAAAATTTTGGAAGCCTGCACAGCCTTAATGGAGTGTATTAAAGTATTAATATTGAAATCGCGTGTGCTTCAGCAAGAAATTGTTTCTTCCCAGAAAG GTAATGCAACAGCCAATGAATTTTACAAACGCAATAGTCAATGGTCAGACGGATTAATATCAGCATCAAAGAGCGTTGCCAAGGCAGCAAATTATCTGGTTGAAGCTGCCAATACTGCTGTCAACAATGATTCCGGACAAAACTTTGAGCTGATAGTCGCTGCCCAAGAAATTGCTGCCTGTACTGCTCAGCTGGTGATAGCAAGTAAGGTAAAGGCGAATCGCAACAGTCAAAATTTGGATAATTTGACAGCTGCCTCACGAAATGTAACCAAAGCAActggagttgttgttgccactgtAAAGGATGGTAATTCACGacaggagcaacagcaagaTAATGATTTACGTAAATTAACACCATCTCAACTTAAAACTATGGAAATGGATATTCAAGTTAAAGTATTAGAACTGGAGCAAGCGCTTCAGAGTCAACGCTTCAAGTTGTCGGCGTTTCGAAAAGAGCATTATCAGAAAACAGAAtactaa
- the LOC6622906 gene encoding uncharacterized protein isoform X2 — MICYCVTYLYILTEINQPKVITPVTYESLVINHYKCDIRTKYYNTSVYLVPFDGTYDEVPTELRNTTESLIVYFEPNDKSFINNLSGLNDFIITNKIQLGFLITTAFSGKPNELTFEDLKEKANIVFDVITLKEEDEEHSEDALCETDKYSEIVEGLKNFVWSNIKTKASTSNCKQPNNAEDLENELNDFEKLLITAQNLRSDTRLTRDEILNKAEELAEVMSAILNDNDSD; from the exons ATGATTTGTTATTGCGTAACTTACCTGT ACATACTAACTGAAATAAATCAGCCAAAGGTAATAACACCCGTGACATACGAGTCCTTGGTTATAAACCATTACAAATGTGATATTAGAACCAAATATTACAATACCAGCGTATATTTAGTACCTTTCGATGGAACGTACGACGAGGTTCCAACAGAATTAAGGAACACAACGGAATCTCTAATTGTATACTTTGAGCCAAACGAT AAATCATTTATTAACAACCTTTCGGGTCTTAATGACTTCATAATAACTAATAAAATCCAGCTTGGATTTTTAATAACAACAGCATTTTCTGGTAAACCCAATGAATTAACATTCGAAGACCTTAAAGAAAAGGCAAATATAGTATTTGATGTAATAACACTTAAAGAAGAGGATGAGGAACATTCTGAAGATGCGTTGTGCGAAACAGATAAATATTCTGAGATTGTAGAAGGCTTGAAAAACTTTGTATGGTCAAACATAAAAACTAAAGCCTCGA CCTCCAATTGCAAACAGCCCAACAATGCTGAGGATCTGGAAAATGAACTgaatgattttgaaaaattattaattacgGCACAAAACCTGCGCAGCGACACACGTTTAACTCGAgatgaaattttaaataaagccgAAGAATTAGCGGAAGTTATGTCGGCAATTTTAAATGATAATGATAgtgattaa